In Daucus carota subsp. sativus chromosome 4, DH1 v3.0, whole genome shotgun sequence, one DNA window encodes the following:
- the LOC108216936 gene encoding uncharacterized protein LOC108216936, producing the protein MDNIPTIVQHNGHWDIYAKLLEIICKELKLVPDTSVIIEYQVKDGYPAFKINDDQNVCFYIELKRRDSEITTYPLSITTKVGVMQQSSSSYIKELSGDDMCIEGASTDGFSCNNSRNNSEGSSKEIVDSYVDYAEDVSSQIIEMSTEAISEVDIIDISKDDIISNKQNKDLRLHQIYKDKETLQMVLSLYAINNNFQFRVKKSSNIEYYLICYDKNCSWLLRASKYGKTDHFIIRRFIETHTCSLDVRFKSQRQASTIVIADIIRHKFSNIKTKYSVADIVRDMKHDFNVEDNRFLYVFVALNSSIKGWSYCIPVVVVDGTFLKSAYGGTLLVAATQDAGGKIYPLAFAVVNSENDLSWEWFFEKFRKAFGAREDMIVVSDGHESIAKAVNKVYCQVPNVYCIFHLLGNIKTKFKKNLKSIKDAFLSAANAYSLKKFNYHMKELQRIDKRVISLLEEVGFQKWSKVHSGNNRYSNMTSNVAELLNSVTMSIRELPICTMLESLRALMQKWSYKNRIEAASTSTRLTRKYEEMMKKNYHFSMPLTVNPTNEILFEVTNGDRKNVVDISARTCTCKRFQMDQMPCSHAIAVFLKANIDPYGYCSIYFQKDSMVATYKETVYPLGNKENGKFQNQ; encoded by the exons ATGGATAATATTCCTACAATAGTTCAACACAATGGCCATTGGGATAT CTATGCAAAACTTTTGGAAATTATATGCAAAGAACTGAAGCTTGTACCTGACACTTCAGTGATAATTGAGTATCAAGTAAAGGATGGCTATCCTGCTTTTAAGATAAATGATGATCAGAATGTGTGTTTCTACATTGAGCTGAAAAGGAGAGATTCAGAAATCACTACATATCCTCTTTCGATTACAACAAAAGTTGGAGTTATGCAGCAATCTTCATCTTCATATATAAAAGAGTTATCTGGTGATGATATGTGCATAGAAGGTGCAAGTACAGATGGATTCTCATGCAATAACTCAAGAAATAATTCTGAAGGAAGTAGTAAAGAAATTGTTGATAGTTATGTGGATTATGCAGAAGATGTATCAAGCCAGATTATTGAAATGTCAACTGAGGCAATTTCTGAAGTTGATATAATAGACATTTCAAAGGATGATATAATAAGCAACAAGCAGAATAAAGATTTAAGGTTGCATCAGATTTACAAAGACAAGGAAACTTTGCAGATGGTCCTAAGTCTCTATGCAATCAACAACAATTTTCAGTTTAGGGTTAAGAAATCTAGCAACATTGAGTACTATTTGATTTGTTATGACAAAAATTGTAGTTGGTTGTTGCGTGCGTCAAAATATGGCAAAACAGATCACTTCATAATTCGAAGGTTTATTGAGACTCATACTTGTTCTCTTGATGTAAGGTTTAAGAGTCAAAGACAGGCAAGCACAATTGTTATTGCAGATATCATTCGACACAAGTTTTCAAATATTAAGACGAAATACAGTGTCGCAGATATAGTCAGAGATATGAAGCATGATTTCAATGTGGAA GATAATCGCTTTCTTTATGTGTTTGTAGCACTAAATTCTTCAATTAAAGGCTGGAGTTATTGCATACCTGTTGTAGTTGTGGATGGAACATTTTTGAAATCAGCATATGGAGGTACTTTGTTGGTAGCAGCAACTCAAGATGCGGGTGGAAAAATATATCCACTAGCGTTTGCTGTTGTTAATTCTGAAAATGATCTGTCATGGGAATGGTTTTTTGAGAAGTTTAGAAAAGCTTTTGGAGCAAGGGAAGACATGATTGTAGTATCGGACGGACATGAAAGTATTGCAAAAGCAGTTAACAAAGTATATTGTCAAGTGCCAAATGTATACTGCATATTTCATCTTTTGGGgaatataaaaactaaattcAAGAAGAATTTGAAGAGCATAAAAGATGCATTCTTATCTGCGGCAAATGCATACAGTTTGAAAAAGTTTAACTATCACATGAAAGAGTTACAAAGGATTGACAAAAGGGTGATTTCGCTTTTAGAAGAGGTTGGTTTCCAGAAATGGTCTAAAGTGCATTCAGGGAACAACAGATATTCAAATATGACATCAAATGTCGCGGAATTATTAAATTCCGTAACAATGTCGATCAGAGAGCTACCTATTTGTACAATGTTAGAAAGTCTACGAGCTTTGATGCAGAAATGGAGTTACAAAAACAGGATAGAAGCAGCTTCTACATCAACAAGGCTAACTAGGAAATATGAAGAaatgatgaagaagaactatCACTTCTCTATGCCCCTGACA gTGAATCCAAcaaatgaaattttatttgaagTGACGAATGGGGACAGAAAAAATGTGGTTGATATAAGTGCAAGAACTTGCACTTGCAAAAG gtTCCAAATGGATCAGATGCCATGTTCACATGCTATAGCAGTATTTTTGAAAGCAAATATTGATCCATATGGCTACTGCTCAATCTATTTTCAAAAGGACAGTATGGTTGCAACTTACAAGGAGACTGTGTATCCTCTTGGCAACAAAGAAAATGGGAAATTCCAGAATCAGTAA
- the LOC108216144 gene encoding phosphatidylinositol/phosphatidylcholine transfer protein SFH3 isoform X2: MALRLNNPSSCRSFVAPLVSMNSSRSFSVRSQLNTSDSHKLVLEVKEKLEKDHHSLPVGKCGRDDEEMILWFLKDRKFSVNETVSKLTKAIKWRREFGVAELSEDSVRSAAKTGKSYLHDFLDVHKRPVMMVDASKHIPGFDVFYYYYPKRLGQVLFVEAPFVFKPIWQLVKPMLKSYASLVRFCSVDEVRKEYFTEATIPATFRS; encoded by the exons ATGGCTCTGCGTTTGAACAACCCATCTTCTTGCCGCTCCTTTGTGGCCCCACTTGTCTCTATGAATTCAAGTCGCAGCTTCAGTGTGCGCAGTCAGTTGAACACTAGTGATTCTCACAAG TTGGTGCTGGAAGTAAAAGAGAAGCTTGAAAAAGATCATCACAGTCTACCTGTAGGCAAATGCGGAAGAGATGATGAAGAGATGATCCTGTGGTTTCTGAAGGACCGCAAGTTTTCTGTGAATGAAACTGTTTCAAAATTGACTAAAGCAATT AAATGGCGTCGAGAATTTGGTGTTGCAGAGTTGTCTGAAGACTCCGTCAGATCTGCTGCTAAGACTGGAAAATCTTACTTGCATGACTTTCTTGATGTCCATAAAAGGCCAGTGATGATGGTTGATGCGTCCAAACATATTCCTGGG TTTGATGTGTTTTACTACTACTATCCAAAACGTTTAGGCCAAGTCCTTTTTGTGGAAGCTCCCTTTGTATTCAAGCCAATTTGGCAGCTAGTGAAGCCCATGTTGAAGTCATACGCTTCATTG GTGAGATTTTGCTCGGTGGACGAAGTCAGGAAGGAGTATTTTACAGAAGCAACAATTCCTGCCACTTTTAGGAGTTGA
- the LOC108216144 gene encoding CRAL-TRIO domain-containing protein C3H8.02 isoform X1: MALRLNNPSSCRSFVAPLVSMNSSRSFSVRSQLNTSDSHKLVLEVKEKLEKDHHSLPVGKCGRDDEEMILWFLKDRKFSVNETVSKLTKAIKWRREFGVAELSEDSVRSAAKTGKSYLHDFLDVHKRPVMMVDASKHIPGESVEDEKLCVYLIEKALSRLPEGRNDILTIIDLRGFGTKNADLKFVTFLFDVFYYYYPKRLGQVLFVEAPFVFKPIWQLVKPMLKSYASLVRFCSVDEVRKEYFTEATIPATFRS, translated from the exons ATGGCTCTGCGTTTGAACAACCCATCTTCTTGCCGCTCCTTTGTGGCCCCACTTGTCTCTATGAATTCAAGTCGCAGCTTCAGTGTGCGCAGTCAGTTGAACACTAGTGATTCTCACAAG TTGGTGCTGGAAGTAAAAGAGAAGCTTGAAAAAGATCATCACAGTCTACCTGTAGGCAAATGCGGAAGAGATGATGAAGAGATGATCCTGTGGTTTCTGAAGGACCGCAAGTTTTCTGTGAATGAAACTGTTTCAAAATTGACTAAAGCAATT AAATGGCGTCGAGAATTTGGTGTTGCAGAGTTGTCTGAAGACTCCGTCAGATCTGCTGCTAAGACTGGAAAATCTTACTTGCATGACTTTCTTGATGTCCATAAAAGGCCAGTGATGATGGTTGATGCGTCCAAACATATTCCTGGG GAATCAGTTGAAGATGAGAAATTGTGTGTATATCTGATTGAGAAGGCATTGAGTAGACTTCCAGAGGGGAGAAATGATATTCTTACGATAATTGATCTGCGGGGATTTGGTACCAAGAATGCTGATCTCAAGTTTGTCACCTTTTTG TTTGATGTGTTTTACTACTACTATCCAAAACGTTTAGGCCAAGTCCTTTTTGTGGAAGCTCCCTTTGTATTCAAGCCAATTTGGCAGCTAGTGAAGCCCATGTTGAAGTCATACGCTTCATTG GTGAGATTTTGCTCGGTGGACGAAGTCAGGAAGGAGTATTTTACAGAAGCAACAATTCCTGCCACTTTTAGGAGTTGA